A part of Mucilaginibacter defluvii genomic DNA contains:
- a CDS encoding NAD(P)H-hydrate dehydratase has product MLPLLISSQIREADAWTIKNEPITSTDLMERASKAFVGWFINHFPERNERISIYCGTGNNGGDGLAIARMLHQHKYQYIKVFIARFSDKSTADFDANLQRLHDCGVTHVTINNTEILPDESSSIIIDALLGSGLNKPLNGDYKTLVDYLNSLNKTVVAVDVPTGFFADGEIPQDATVLQADLVITFQQAKINFLLPESKHHINCWEAVNIGINEQYARSLNSPYQYIEEKDVRGMLKHRTRFSNKGTYGHTLIIAGEARTMGAALLCSSAAAYAGSGLTTACIPGSGLTALNSYMPELMAIVRDGDTLPDISWDKFRSIAFGPGLGTDDNALKLFAYVLTNYKKPIVIDADGLNLLAKNNTLWQAIPAGSILTPHMKEFDRLFGDNTSWWARLQTARQQAAERNLYIVLKNDYTITATPEGKLYFNSTSNAAMATGGMGDVLTGILASLLAQGYTSEQACLAGIYIHGKAGDELALPNRMNVVLPSKLAQQLPITMAKLMA; this is encoded by the coding sequence ATGCTGCCTTTACTTATTTCATCCCAGATACGCGAGGCTGATGCCTGGACGATAAAAAACGAGCCCATCACATCTACCGACCTGATGGAACGGGCCTCAAAAGCTTTTGTGGGATGGTTCATCAATCATTTCCCTGAACGGAACGAACGTATAAGCATTTACTGCGGTACCGGTAACAACGGCGGCGATGGGCTGGCCATAGCCCGTATGCTGCATCAGCATAAATATCAATATATCAAGGTTTTTATCGCCCGTTTTAGCGATAAATCAACAGCTGATTTTGATGCGAACCTACAGCGCTTGCACGATTGCGGCGTAACCCATGTAACCATAAATAATACCGAAATATTGCCTGATGAAAGTAGTTCAATCATTATAGATGCTCTGCTGGGCAGCGGGTTGAACAAACCGCTTAATGGCGACTACAAAACACTGGTTGATTATTTGAATAGCCTTAATAAAACGGTGGTAGCCGTTGATGTGCCTACCGGCTTTTTTGCTGATGGCGAAATACCGCAGGATGCAACCGTTTTACAAGCCGATCTGGTGATTACTTTTCAGCAGGCTAAGATCAATTTTTTGCTGCCGGAGTCAAAGCACCATATCAATTGCTGGGAAGCGGTGAACATTGGCATCAACGAGCAATATGCCCGTTCTCTCAATTCTCCTTATCAATATATTGAGGAGAAAGATGTACGCGGTATGTTAAAACACCGCACACGTTTTAGCAATAAAGGCACTTATGGCCATACCTTGATTATTGCAGGCGAGGCGCGCACCATGGGGGCTGCCTTGCTATGCTCGTCAGCAGCGGCTTATGCCGGTTCAGGGCTAACAACAGCATGTATACCCGGCAGCGGCTTAACTGCGTTAAACAGTTATATGCCTGAGCTTATGGCCATCGTCCGCGATGGAGATACACTGCCTGACATTTCCTGGGACAAGTTCCGCTCGATAGCATTCGGCCCGGGATTGGGCACTGATGATAACGCGCTGAAATTATTTGCCTACGTGCTCACCAATTATAAAAAGCCAATAGTTATAGATGCCGACGGACTTAACCTGCTCGCAAAAAACAATACCTTATGGCAGGCTATACCCGCTGGCAGCATACTTACCCCGCACATGAAGGAATTTGACCGCCTGTTTGGCGACAATACCAGCTGGTGGGCCCGCCTGCAAACGGCAAGACAACAAGCGGCCGAACGTAACCTGTATATCGTACTAAAAAATGATTATACCATAACCGCAACGCCTGAGGGTAAGCTTTACTTTAACTCTACCAGTAATGCGGCAATGGCTACCGGTGGTATGGGCGATGTACTTACCGGCATACTGGCTTCCCTGTTGGCGCAAGGTTACACCTCTGAACAGGCCTGCCTTGCGGGGATTTATATACACGGTAAAGCCGGAGATGAATTAGCTCTGCCCAACCGGATGAACGTGGTATTGCCAAGTAAACTCGCGCAGCAACTGCCCATTACTATGGCAAAGTTGATGGCATAA
- a CDS encoding RNA polymerase sigma factor produces the protein MDLKLQSDQDLIHLYISGDEGGLVELIRRYQTKIYTSIYLLVKDEYLAEDIFQDTFIKVINTLKAGKYNEEGKFLPWVTRIAHNLVIDHFRREKRAPMVSNGDDFDIFEVLGNYDESMEDRMVREQTHKDLKTLIQLLPAEQKEVLIMRHFGDMSFKEIADITDVSINTALGRMRYALNNLRKMMQAKEMSIKN, from the coding sequence ATGGATTTAAAATTGCAAAGTGATCAGGATCTAATCCATCTTTATATTTCGGGCGATGAAGGGGGGCTTGTAGAGCTTATTCGCCGTTATCAAACCAAAATATACACTTCTATTTATTTGCTTGTTAAAGACGAATACCTCGCCGAGGATATTTTCCAGGATACATTTATAAAAGTAATTAACACTTTAAAAGCTGGAAAATATAACGAAGAAGGTAAGTTTTTACCATGGGTAACACGTATTGCGCATAACCTGGTTATTGACCATTTCCGCCGCGAAAAGCGTGCGCCTATGGTTAGTAACGGCGACGACTTTGATATTTTTGAGGTATTAGGCAATTATGACGAAAGTATGGAAGACCGCATGGTACGTGAGCAAACTCACAAGGATTTAAAAACTTTGATACAATTGCTGCCTGCAGAGCAAAAAGAAGTATTAATTATGCGCCACTTTGGTGATATGAGCTTTAAAGAGATTGCCGATATTACCGATGTCAGCATTAATACCGCACTTGGCCGTATGCGCTATGCCCTCAACAACCTGCGCAAAATGATGCAGGCTAAAGAGATGAGCATTAAAAACTAA
- a CDS encoding M42 family metallopeptidase yields the protein MAKKKAETTHTPIVTQQSLEFFEKYINNPSPTGFEWKGQELWLDYLKPYIDDYYVDNYGTAVGIINKDAEYKVVIEAHADEISWFVNYITNDGLIYVIRNGGSDHQIAPSKRVNIHTDKGIVKAVFGWPAIHTRQGGEKEEAPTLKNISIDCGCTSKEEVENLGIHVGCVITYEDEFMVLNNRYYVGRALDNRAGGFMIAEVARLLKENNIKLPFGLYIVNAVQEEIGLRGAEMIAHHIKPNVAIVTDVTHDTTTPMINKIIQGDLACGRGPVVSYAPAVQTNLNKLLVETAQKNNIPFQRQASSRSTGTDTDAFAYSNDGVPSALISLPLRYMHTTVEMIHKEDVDNVIRLIYECLLNIEAGQDFRYIKNR from the coding sequence ATGGCTAAGAAAAAAGCAGAAACAACACATACACCCATAGTGACCCAACAGTCGCTCGAATTTTTTGAAAAGTATATCAACAATCCTTCGCCAACAGGTTTTGAATGGAAAGGCCAGGAGCTTTGGCTTGATTACCTTAAACCTTATATTGACGACTACTATGTTGACAACTATGGCACCGCGGTAGGTATTATTAATAAAGATGCGGAATACAAAGTTGTGATTGAAGCACATGCCGATGAGATATCATGGTTTGTAAATTATATTACAAATGACGGCCTGATCTATGTGATACGTAACGGCGGGTCTGACCACCAGATAGCGCCATCGAAAAGAGTAAACATTCACACTGATAAGGGTATTGTTAAGGCGGTGTTCGGCTGGCCGGCAATTCACACCCGCCAGGGCGGTGAAAAGGAAGAAGCGCCGACGTTGAAGAATATCTCTATTGATTGCGGTTGTACTTCTAAAGAAGAAGTGGAGAACCTCGGCATACACGTGGGTTGCGTTATTACTTACGAGGATGAGTTTATGGTGCTGAACAACCGTTACTATGTTGGCCGCGCATTGGATAACCGTGCGGGTGGTTTTATGATTGCCGAGGTTGCGCGCCTGCTGAAAGAAAACAATATTAAGCTGCCATTCGGGTTATACATTGTAAATGCGGTACAAGAGGAGATTGGCCTGCGTGGCGCCGAAATGATTGCCCACCATATAAAACCAAACGTAGCCATTGTTACCGATGTTACGCACGATACCACAACGCCGATGATCAATAAAATTATTCAGGGAGATCTAGCTTGCGGCCGTGGGCCGGTGGTGTCATACGCGCCTGCTGTACAAACCAACCTGAATAAGCTACTGGTTGAAACGGCGCAAAAAAATAATATACCATTTCAGCGGCAGGCTTCATCGCGCTCAACCGGTACCGATACTGATGCTTTTGCATACTCAAATGATGGGGTGCCTTCTGCACTGATATCCTTACCATTGCGCTACATGCACACCACGGTAGAGATGATTCATAAAGAAGATGTAGATAATGTGATCCGCCTGATATATGAATGCCTGCTGAATATTGAGGCCGGGCAGGATTTCCGTTATATTAAAAACCGATAA